The Planctomycetota bacterium genomic interval GGACTTCTATTGGTACTCGAACCTGCTTGAAGAACGGCTCGCCGGCCGTCGGGCCGACGTGATCGCGTGGCCGACGACGCCGCGCGAGTTGGCGGGCACGCTGGCCGTCGCGTACGACCTCGGAGCCCCGGTGACGGTCCGTGGCGGCGGCACGGGGAATTATGGGCAAGCGGTTCCGCTGTTCGGCGGGCTGGTCGTGAATACGCTGAAGATGGGCCGTGTGCTTGAGGTGGGCGATGGCTTTGCGCGGGTCGAAGCCGGGGTCAAGTTCCCGGAGATGGACGCGGCCGCCGCGCCGACCGGTCAGGAATCACGGATCTTCCCGAGCACCTACCTGATGGCGACCGTCGCGGGTTTCGTTTGCGGCGGTTCGGGTGGGATCGGATCGACCGAGTTCGGATCGCTCTACGACGGCAACCTGCTCGCCGCGACGGTGTTCCCGGTCAACGCGGACCCGCGGCCGATCACGGCAACGGGCGACGGGTTGTCGGTTTACATGCACGGGTACGGCACGACCGGTGTCGTGGCCGACGTCACCGTGCCGCTCGCGCCCAAACGCGACTGGGAGCAGGCGAGCTTTGCGTTTCCCGGCTTCGTTGCCGCCCATGAGTTTGCCGTTGAGCTCATCCATCAGACCGACGTGCCGCTGCGGATGATCTCGACGTCCGAGGCGAGCGTCGTGGCTCACTTTGCTAGGTCCAACCTTCCGTTCACCCAGGGCCGCGACGCGGTGCTGCTTATCTTTGAGCGCGGCCGTCTTGCCGACGTCACGCGGGCCGCCGAACGGTTTGGCGGCGAACTCGATTTCACGATCGATCCGCAAGAGAACGCGCGGAAGCGTCTGATCGATTACTCGTGGAACCATACGACGCTTTGGGCGAAGCGTTCGAGCAAGGACTACACGTATCTCCAGACGGGCATGGACCTCGGGCGATTCGCCGAGCAGTACCGCGCCGTCAAGGCCGAGTACGGCGACGACTACCAGTTCCATTGCGAGTACACGCGTTGGGGCGGCGCCCCTTCGGTCGGGGCGATGCCGATCGTCCCGTATCGAGGCGAAGAATCCATCGCGGAGACGATCGACTTCCTCGGGTCCGTCGGCATCGGCGTCGCGAATCCGCACACGTGGGTGCTTGAAGACGGCGGCCTGGTCGATGGTGCCCAGGCGCTGCTTCGGGCTAAGCGCGAGAACGACCCGCGTGGCCTGCTCAACCCCGGGAAGCTGCGCGCGGCGTTCACGGATGACCGGGAGCGCGGCCGTGCGTTCCCCACGCCCTTTGATCGCAAGGCCAACGTCGCGGGGGTGGAGGCATGATCCGCGACAAGAGCGTCTACGACCCGCCCGCTCCGGAAGACGGTCACCGCGTGCTGGTCATGCGCATCGTGCGCGACCCGGCGATCCACGAGCTCCCGTACGACACCTGGATCAAGTCGCTCAGCCCGTCGCTCGACACGCTCAACCGCTGGTGGGCCAAGGAGATCACCACGCCCGAGATGTACGCCGAGTTCCGTGAAACCATCTCGGAACACGGCCTGCGGAGGCTACGAAAACTCGAGCAAGAGCACGGCACCGTGACCATCCTTTGCCGAGAACGCCGTCCGCACGCCTGTCACCGGTACGAACTCAAACGCATCTACCTCGAACGCTACCCGGACGCCGCCGAGCCGAAGGCGCAGCGCCATCCCAAGCCCAAGAAGTGAAAGCCAGCGCGGACGCCGTTCCGAGCGTCCGCGTGGACTCGACCCCCATGCTTCCGCAACCGCCGCACGAGTTTGACCTGACCCGCCTGACGTCGAGGGATATCGCCTCGCTCGCCCCGAGCGATCCCTTGGTGGTGCTGCCCATCGGGGCGATTGAACAGCACGGCCCGCACCTGCCCGTGCAGACCGATGCCGCGCAGGTCATGGAACTGCTCCGTCGTGCGGTCGCCCGTCGGTCCGCCGACGAGCGGGTGTGGGCGTTGCCGATGCTTCCGTACGGCAAGAGCAACGAGCACGAATCGTTCCCGGGCACGTTCAGCCTCACGGCATCGACGCTGGCCGCCGTGATCACTGACCTCGGGCGTTCGCTGTATCGCAGCGGATTGCGTCGGCTGATGCTGCTGAATGGCCACGGCGGTCAGCCGGAAGTTCTGGATATCGTGGCTCGTGACCTCCGAGCAGAGATGAAGGACCTGATGGTCTTCACCGTTCACCCGTTCCGCTTCAGCTGTGCCCGCGATCACGTTACGGCCGATGAAGGCCTGGTCGGCATCCACGCCAACGAGGCCGAGACCGCGATGATGCTGGCGATCGCCCCCGACGATGTACGTCGCGATCGTCTGACACCGCAGTTACCCGGCGTTTTGAACGGCCTCAAACACCTACGGCTCAAAGGAGCGGTCGGCTTCGGTTGGCTGACCGCCGACCTCACCCCCGACGGCACGCTCGGCGATCCCCGGGCTGCGACCGTCGACAAGGGCAACGCGATCCTTGACGGCGACGCGGCCACCCTGGTCGAGATCCTCGACGAGTGTCTGGGCTTTTCCCTTGATGCCACGCCTTGAACCCATCGAATCGCCGCCGGGATCGCCCCCGGCTTGTCCGAACGGATCTTCGACTTAATCACGCCTGCGAACCCCGGCCACTCAAGGCCACCCATAGGAGCACGGAATATGGAGCAGACAATCACCAAGGTTCATACGGTCCCGGTCTCGTCGGCCGTCGTCGGGCCGTTCTACGTCAACCTCGTCCATACCCACCACCCGGAAATCGGCACCGACCCTCGGCCGCACAACCACCCGGTCGAGTTGCGGATCGAGTTCAAGGCCAACCGGCCGGGCGGCATGACGTTCGTGATCAACCAGCAGACCAAGGCGGTCCTGGAGGGGATCATCGACGACGTGTTTAGCCGGACCTTCGAGAGCGGAACGTTCGAAGACGTCGGGGAGTTGCTGTTCTGCCGCATCGAGTCGGCGATCCCCGATCTCAAGCGTCGGTTCAATCGGGGTTCGTACCACCTGTCCGCGGTGCGTCTACGCGTCGACTACGACGACTCGCCGGACCACCCCGCGATCCCCGTGGACTACATCACCCGACCCGCGTGACCTTGGGCGCGTCGGCGACGCTTTTTGCGTGATCCCCCGTTCGGGTCACGGAGACGCGGATCGCCGTCGCCCGGTTCGTTCAGAGCCTCGATCGATCAAGGCATGAGTAAATCCTTGGCTAGTCTGAAGACGGACTCCCCGGTGTTCCCTTACACGCCCCGAGACAGGTCTTGGCGAGGCGGTGCCCGGCGGACGCGGAACTGGACCATGTCGCGATTGGTGAACCGACCATCGAGTTCCTGGAGTTCCTGCGGCTGTTTAATGGTGAGCCATGTCCGTTGGCATGAAGTTCTCTCTTCTCACCGATCGATCTGCTCTCCTTTGCGGCCATCGCGTCGGCACGAAGTCGGAGTCCGGCAGCCGCGAGCGTCGTTGTGATTTCGACAAATCTATCTCTTTTTTCTTGACACACCGATGACCATCATTATGATCGTTGTCAACTAAATTTGCGGTTGTTTTTCTGTTGTTTTTCTTGGGTTTCTGACTCTCATCTCGTTCCGGAATTCCCGTCTCGGGCGGGCGATCTGTCTATTGGGTTCGCTGTGGCCCGCCGCCCCCGGAACGGCTATCGCAGGAGGTAGTTTTCGTGGCCAAGCGCACGACCGATCGCTCCGTTTCGAATCCCTATGCGCCGCGGCCGGGCTTGATGCCGCTTGAGCCTCGCCTCTTGCTCAGCGCCAGCGTCCACGACCGAGAGGATCTCTTGGGGGACCAAACGCTATCGATCGACCTGTCGACGATCGAAGCGTCGTCGGCTCCGGACGTGCAGAACGCGGCGCCTTCGGGTGCGTTGACGGTCGAGCCGGCGTTCGCGTTTTCGGATCCGCCTGCGGCTTTGGCCAACACGGCCGACGCGCGGACCCTGAATTTCTTCGAGATTGGCGCGTTGCGCAGCGGGCTGGGCCAACTCTCCGACGCGATCGAGGGCAGCCTGACGCAGCTCGACGACTTGGACCGGGTGGTTGAGTTCCTGGAATCCCGGGGCGTGGACGAGGCGGAGGTTGATCCGGTCACCGTACGCGACTTTCTGGGTTCGCTCCGCGAGCGCATCGATACCGACCTGATCGGGCCGTTGCAGGACTACCTGGACGCCAACCAGTTTTCCGGCGACCTGACCGTGCAGGGC includes:
- a CDS encoding FAD-binding oxidoreductase, with the protein product MDARAIETNSADFYWYSNLLEERLAGRRADVIAWPTTPRELAGTLAVAYDLGAPVTVRGGGTGNYGQAVPLFGGLVVNTLKMGRVLEVGDGFARVEAGVKFPEMDAAAAPTGQESRIFPSTYLMATVAGFVCGGSGGIGSTEFGSLYDGNLLAATVFPVNADPRPITATGDGLSVYMHGYGTTGVVADVTVPLAPKRDWEQASFAFPGFVAAHEFAVELIHQTDVPLRMISTSEASVVAHFARSNLPFTQGRDAVLLIFERGRLADVTRAAERFGGELDFTIDPQENARKRLIDYSWNHTTLWAKRSSKDYTYLQTGMDLGRFAEQYRAVKAEYGDDYQFHCEYTRWGGAPSVGAMPIVPYRGEESIAETIDFLGSVGIGVANPHTWVLEDGGLVDGAQALLRAKRENDPRGLLNPGKLRAAFTDDRERGRAFPTPFDRKANVAGVEA
- a CDS encoding DUF488 family protein; this translates as MIRDKSVYDPPAPEDGHRVLVMRIVRDPAIHELPYDTWIKSLSPSLDTLNRWWAKEITTPEMYAEFRETISEHGLRRLRKLEQEHGTVTILCRERRPHACHRYELKRIYLERYPDAAEPKAQRHPKPKK
- a CDS encoding creatininase family protein — translated: MLPQPPHEFDLTRLTSRDIASLAPSDPLVVLPIGAIEQHGPHLPVQTDAAQVMELLRRAVARRSADERVWALPMLPYGKSNEHESFPGTFSLTASTLAAVITDLGRSLYRSGLRRLMLLNGHGGQPEVLDIVARDLRAEMKDLMVFTVHPFRFSCARDHVTADEGLVGIHANEAETAMMLAIAPDDVRRDRLTPQLPGVLNGLKHLRLKGAVGFGWLTADLTPDGTLGDPRAATVDKGNAILDGDAATLVEILDECLGFSLDATP